The DNA sequence GGCAGACGACCTACCGGATCGTTTTACCCAACGCCATGCCGGGTATTCTGACCGGTTCCATATTAGGAATAGGTAGAGCTGCGGGCGAAACGGCCCCGATTATGTTCACAGCTGCCGCGTATTTCACGGCAAAACTCCCGGGATCGATTTTTGACGAGGTCATGGCCCTGCCGTATCATATCTATGTCCTGGCTACAGCGGGTACCAACATCGAAGCCACCCGTCCCATCCAGTTCGGAACGGTGCTTGTTTTAGTCTCTGTCGTGCTGGGAATTGACCTGATTGCGATTATTATCAGAAGTTACATGCGAAGAAATAAAAGGTGGTAGGCATGGAAATCAATAAGATTATTAAGCTCAAAGATGTGAATTTCTATTATGGTCAGAGCCGGGCGCTTACGGATATATCGATGACGTTCGGGAAAAACAAAGTTACGGCGCTGATCGGACCTTCAGGATGCGGCAAGTCAACGCTGTTGAGGCTTTTGAACCGCATGAATGATTTGATTGATGGGACCAGAGTCGAAGGAGAAATTCTTTTTGAAGAGAAAAATATTTATGCGCCCGATGTCGATCCGGTGGAAATCCGCCGCAAAATCGGTATGGTGTTTCAGAAGCCCAATCCCTTTCCG is a window from the Deltaproteobacteria bacterium HGW-Deltaproteobacteria-6 genome containing:
- the pstB gene encoding phosphate ABC transporter ATP-binding protein (ATP-binding protein; PstABCS is an ATP dependent phosphate uptake system which is responsible for inorganic phosphate uptake during phosphate starvation) translates to MEINKIIKLKDVNFYYGQSRALTDISMTFGKNKVTALIGPSGCGKSTLLRLLNRMNDLIDGTRVEGEILFEEKNIYAPDVDPVEIRRKIGMVFQKPNPFPKTIYNNIAYGPKLTGVNAGDLDTLVEQSLKQSVLWDEVKDVLNKSAMNLSGGQQQRLCIARALAMKPDVLLMDEPTSALDPISTA
- the pstA gene encoding phosphate ABC transporter, permease protein PstA, with protein sequence EYAKQGRVIRFLKVGINCLAGVPSVVFGLFGLGFFVIFLKFGSSILSGSLTLGFLILPTIIGASEEALKSVPQTFREASLSLGVSKWQTTYRIVLPNAMPGILTGSILGIGRAAGETAPIMFTAAAYFTAKLPGSIFDEVMALPYHIYVLATAGTNIEATRPIQFGTVLVLVSVVLGIDLIAIIIRSYMRRNKRW